In Shinella sp. XGS7, a single genomic region encodes these proteins:
- a CDS encoding TlpA disulfide reductase family protein, producing MKPSRLLVPAVALALLAGGGLLAYKSLAQREKAPAISYVLLDGSKFDSAQWQGKVMLVNFWATSCTTCVAEMPEIVATHEKFKARGFDTLAVAMSYDPPAYVANFAASRKLPFGVAIDNTGAIAREFGEVRLTPTTVLINKRGEIVKRYVGAPDFAALHGLVEQLLAES from the coding sequence CTCCTTGTTCCCGCCGTGGCCCTGGCCCTGCTGGCCGGCGGCGGCCTGCTGGCCTACAAGAGCCTTGCCCAGCGTGAGAAAGCGCCCGCCATCAGCTATGTGCTGCTGGACGGCAGCAAGTTCGACTCCGCCCAGTGGCAGGGCAAGGTCATGCTGGTGAACTTCTGGGCCACCAGCTGCACCACCTGCGTGGCCGAGATGCCCGAAATCGTTGCCACCCACGAGAAGTTCAAGGCCCGCGGCTTTGACACCCTGGCCGTGGCCATGAGCTACGACCCGCCGGCCTATGTGGCCAATTTCGCCGCCAGCCGCAAGCTGCCCTTCGGCGTGGCCATCGACAACACCGGCGCCATCGCCCGCGAGTTCGGCGAGGTGCGACTCACGCCCACCACGGTGCTGATCAACAAGCGCGGCGAGATCGTCAAGCGCTATGTGGGCGCGCCCGATTTCGCGGCCCTGCACGGCCTGGTCGAGCAGCTGCTGGCCGAGAGCTGA
- a CDS encoding sigma 54-interacting transcriptional regulator, producing MSGGARLLLVDDDADLLKLLSMRLGAAGYQVTAVASAEAALAQLAVQRPALVISDVQLPGQDGLALFDAIRARDATLPVILLTAHGTIPDAVEATARGVYTYLTKPFDGRALLQTIAEALALSAPPAEAAAPPDEALGATTIISRSRVMAELLAEARLVAASEASVLIRGESGTGKELLAQAIHAASPRAGRPFVAVNCGAIPESLLESELFGHEKGAFTGAVAKHRGLFQAADGGTLFLDEIGDLPLALQVKLLRVLQERQVRPVGASAAIPVDVRLLSATHRDLDAAMAEGQFREDLYYRLNVVSLQLPPLSQRREDIPLLAQHFLQRLAQKYRKPLNGFAPEALKALSTAAWPGNVRQLHNVVEQVCALATTPLIPLPLVQRALRLPGMEVLPYAEARRRFEHAYLVDLLKLTDGQVADAARLAERNRTEFYRLLSKHGLTPGLFRQDGASGETPPEPPVAA from the coding sequence ATGAGCGGCGGCGCGCGCCTGCTGCTGGTCGACGACGACGCCGACCTGCTCAAGCTCCTGTCCATGCGCCTGGGCGCGGCCGGCTACCAGGTCACGGCCGTGGCCAGCGCCGAGGCCGCCCTGGCCCAGCTGGCCGTGCAGCGCCCGGCCCTGGTGATCAGCGATGTGCAGCTGCCCGGCCAGGACGGCCTGGCCCTGTTCGACGCCATCCGCGCGCGCGACGCCACCCTGCCCGTGATCCTGCTCACCGCCCACGGCACCATTCCCGACGCGGTGGAGGCCACGGCCCGCGGCGTCTACACCTATCTGACCAAGCCCTTCGACGGCCGCGCCCTGCTGCAGACCATTGCCGAGGCCCTGGCCCTGAGCGCGCCCCCGGCCGAGGCGGCCGCCCCGCCCGATGAGGCCTTGGGCGCGACCACCATCATCAGCCGCTCGCGCGTGATGGCCGAGCTGCTGGCCGAGGCCCGCCTGGTGGCGGCCAGCGAGGCCAGCGTGCTGATCCGTGGCGAGAGCGGCACTGGCAAGGAACTGCTGGCCCAGGCCATCCATGCGGCCAGCCCGCGCGCCGGCCGGCCCTTTGTGGCGGTGAACTGCGGGGCCATTCCCGAGTCCCTGCTGGAGTCCGAGCTCTTCGGCCATGAGAAGGGCGCCTTCACCGGCGCCGTGGCCAAGCACCGCGGCCTGTTCCAGGCAGCGGACGGCGGCACGCTGTTCCTCGACGAGATCGGCGACCTGCCCCTGGCCCTGCAGGTCAAGCTGCTGCGCGTGCTGCAGGAGCGCCAGGTGCGGCCGGTGGGCGCCAGCGCTGCCATCCCGGTGGATGTGCGCCTGCTCTCGGCCACCCACCGCGATCTGGATGCGGCCATGGCCGAGGGCCAGTTCCGTGAGGACCTGTACTACCGCCTGAATGTGGTGAGCCTGCAGCTGCCGCCCCTGTCCCAGCGCCGCGAGGACATCCCCCTGCTGGCCCAGCACTTTCTGCAGCGCCTGGCGCAGAAGTACCGCAAGCCGCTCAACGGCTTCGCGCCCGAGGCGCTCAAGGCCCTGAGCACGGCGGCCTGGCCGGGCAATGTGCGCCAGCTCCATAACGTGGTGGAGCAGGTCTGCGCCCTGGCCACCACGCCCCTGATTCCCCTGCCCCTGGTGCAGCGCGCGCTGCGCCTGCCGGGCATGGAGGTGCTGCCCTATGCCGAGGCCCGCCGCCGCTTCGAGCACGCCTATCTGGTGGACCTGCTCAAGCTCACCGACGGTCAGGTGGCCGACGCCGCCCGCCTGGCCGAGCGTAACCGCACCGAGTTCTACCGCCTGCTCAGCAAGCACGGCCTGACCCCGGGCCTGTTCCGGCAGGACGGCGCCTCGGGCGAGACGCCGCCCGAGCCTCCTGTCGCCGCCTAG
- a CDS encoding ATP-binding protein yields the protein MPTLYRASFRQLLLIGFVLIAGLLAATALGGLFTLERLSLQSREAAEQAGRLGGQLQQLGERGVSMERAARQFLVLEDRQLRQRFEESAAEAERLMAALQVQAPEAPAAATWRGLLAEIRQRLDQAAPTRRRDQGLPELFRALEDQRQEMAETLHRQTEARSQALQQRLEEGRLRLGRQVAGAIALAAGLSLAFGVWLSRPLRRLEQAIARLGENQFEQAVEIEGPSDLRALGQRLDWLRLRLAELDADKARFLRHVSHELKTPLAALREGVSLLEEGVGGTLSADQREIARILRDNTAQLQRQIEDLLRFNAAAFEARRLQRRPTELAALLRGLVEAQRLQWQAKQLHIEIAGEPLQAEVDPDKLGLALSNLLSNAIRFSPPGAGIRLRLARRPGQLLIDIADQGPGVAEADRAHVFEPFYRGERQPEDALRGTGLGLSIVQETVAAHGGEVELLPEPTGAHFQIRLPHASV from the coding sequence ATGCCCACGCTGTACCGCGCCTCCTTCCGCCAGCTGCTGCTGATCGGCTTTGTGCTGATCGCCGGCCTGCTGGCCGCCACCGCCCTGGGCGGTCTCTTCACCCTGGAGCGCCTGAGCCTGCAAAGCCGCGAGGCCGCCGAGCAGGCGGGCCGCCTGGGCGGCCAGCTGCAACAGCTCGGTGAGCGCGGCGTCTCCATGGAGCGTGCCGCGCGCCAGTTCCTGGTGCTGGAAGACCGCCAGCTGCGCCAGCGCTTCGAGGAATCCGCCGCCGAGGCCGAGCGCCTGATGGCCGCCCTGCAGGTCCAGGCCCCCGAGGCCCCGGCCGCGGCCACCTGGCGCGGCCTGCTGGCCGAGATACGCCAGCGCCTGGATCAGGCCGCGCCGACCCGGCGCCGCGACCAGGGCCTGCCCGAGCTCTTCCGCGCCCTGGAAGACCAGCGCCAGGAGATGGCCGAAACCCTGCACCGCCAGACCGAGGCCCGCAGCCAGGCCCTGCAGCAGCGCCTGGAGGAAGGCCGGCTGCGCCTGGGCCGCCAGGTGGCTGGCGCCATCGCGCTGGCGGCCGGCCTGTCCCTGGCCTTCGGCGTCTGGCTGAGCCGGCCGCTGCGCCGCCTGGAGCAGGCCATTGCCCGCCTGGGCGAGAACCAGTTCGAGCAGGCCGTGGAGATCGAAGGCCCCAGCGATCTGCGCGCCCTGGGCCAGCGCCTGGACTGGCTACGCCTGCGCCTGGCCGAGCTGGACGCCGACAAGGCCCGCTTTCTGCGCCATGTCTCGCACGAGCTCAAGACCCCGCTGGCCGCGCTGCGCGAGGGCGTGTCCCTGCTCGAGGAGGGCGTGGGCGGCACGCTCAGCGCCGACCAGCGCGAGATCGCCCGCATCCTGCGCGACAACACCGCCCAGCTGCAGCGCCAGATCGAGGACTTGCTGCGCTTCAACGCCGCCGCCTTCGAGGCCCGCCGCCTGCAGCGCCGCCCCACCGAGCTCGCCGCCCTGCTGCGCGGCCTGGTCGAGGCCCAGCGCCTGCAGTGGCAGGCCAAGCAGCTGCACATCGAGATCGCCGGCGAGCCGCTGCAGGCCGAGGTGGACCCCGACAAGCTGGGCCTGGCCCTGAGCAATCTGCTCTCCAATGCGATACGCTTCAGCCCGCCCGGCGCCGGCATCCGGCTGCGCCTGGCACGCCGGCCCGGCCAGCTGCTGATCGATATCGCGGACCAGGGCCCCGGCGTGGCCGAGGCCGACCGGGCCCATGTGTTCGAGCCCTTCTACCGCGGCGAGCGCCAGCCCGAGGACGCGCTGCGCGGCACGGGCCTGGGCCTGTCCATCGTGCAGGAGACCGTGGCCGCCCATGGCGGCGAGGTCGAGCTGCTGCCCGAGCCCACGGGCGCCCATTTCCAGATCCGACTTCCCCATGCCAGTGTCTGA